Proteins found in one Rhinolophus ferrumequinum isolate MPI-CBG mRhiFer1 chromosome 9, mRhiFer1_v1.p, whole genome shotgun sequence genomic segment:
- the NMNAT1 gene encoding nicotinamide/nicotinic acid mononucleotide adenylyltransferase 1 yields MPFVKTTREVSDQQLQNVDMENSEKTDVVLLACGSFNPVTNMHLRLFELAKDYLNGTGKYRVIKGIISPVGDAYKKKGLISAHHRVIMAELATKNSEWVEVDTWESLQKDWVETAKVLRYHQKNLEAGSCHQQDSTVLEKPGRKRKWAEQSQQFNQKKSLEPNIKDVPRVKLLCGADILESFGVPNLWKSEDITKIVGDYGLVCVTRAGNDAQKFIYESDVLWKHQNNIHLVNEWITNDISSTKIRRALRRGQSIRYLVPELVREYIEKHNLYNSESEERNAGVSLAPLQRNIADAKP; encoded by the exons acaACAAGGGAGGTGTCAGATCAACAACTTCAAAATGTTGACATGGAAAATTCAGAGAAGACAGACGTGGTCCTCCTTGCCTGTGGTTCCTTTAATCCTGTTACCAACATGCACCTCAGATTGTTTGAGCTGGCCAAGGATTACCTGAATGGAACCG GAAAATACAGAGTCATCAAAGGCATAATCTCTCCTGTCGGTGATGCATATAAGAAGAAAGGACTCATCTCTGCCCATCACCGAGTTATCATGGCAGAACTTGCCACCAAGAACTCCGAGTGGGTGGAAGTGGACACCTGGGAAAGTCTTCAGAAGGACTGGGTAGAGACGGCGAAGGTGCTGAG ATACCATCAAAAAAACCTGGAGGCTGGTAGTTGTCACCAGCAGGACTCAACTGTGCTGGAAAAGCCTGGACGGAAGAGGAAGTGGGCTGAACAAAGTCAAcaatttaatcagaaaaaatcCCTAGAGCCAAACATAAAAG aTGTGCCACGGGTAAAGTTGCTGTGTGGGGCAGATATATTGGAGTCCTTCGGCGTCCCCAATCTGTGGAAGAGTGAGGACATCACCAAAATCGTGGGGGACTACGGGCTCGTATGTGTTACACGGGCCGGAAATGATGCTCAGAAGTTCATCTATGAATCCGACGTGCTGTGGAAACACCAGAACAACATCCACCTGGTGAACGAGTGGATCACCAATGACATCTCGTCCACCAAGATCCGGCGAGCCCTCAGAAGGGGCCAGAGCATCCGCTACTTGGTCCCAGAGCTTGTCCGGGAATACATTGAAAAGCATAATTTGTATAACTCAGAGAGCGAGGAGAGGAATGCTGGGGTTAGCCTGGCTCCTTTGCAGAGAAACATCGCGGACGCTAAGCCATGA
- the RBP7 gene encoding retinoid-binding protein 7 produces the protein MPVDFSGTWNLHSSDNFEGYMLALGIDFATRKIANLLKPQKVIEQDGDSFTIHTYSSLRNYLVKFKVGEEFDEDNKGLDNRKCKSVVTWDNDRLTCVQNGEKKNRGWTHWIEGDELHLEMFCEGQVCKQTFRRA, from the exons ATGCCCGTCGACTTCAGTGGTACCTGGAACCTGCACAGCAGCGACAACTTCGAGGGCTACATGCTGGCCCTAG ggaTTGACTTTGCCACTCGTAAAATAGCGAACTTGCTGAAGCCACAGAAAGTGATTGAGCAAGATGGGGATTCTTTTACCATCCACACGTACAGCAGCCTAAGGAACTACCTTGTTAAATTTAAAGTTGGAGAAGAATTTGATGAAGATAACAAAGGCCTGGATAACAGAAAATGcaag AGCGTGGTCACCTGGGACAATGACAGACTCACCTGTGTCCAGAATGGGGAAAAGAAGAACAGAGGCTGGACCCACTGGATTGAAGGGGATGAACTCCACCTG GAAATGTTCTGTGAAGGCCAAGTGTGCAAGCAGACGTTCCGGAGAGCCTGA